The following coding sequences lie in one Salvelinus fontinalis isolate EN_2023a chromosome 21, ASM2944872v1, whole genome shotgun sequence genomic window:
- the LOC129818722 gene encoding ubiquitin-conjugating enzyme E2 L3 isoform X1, which yields MTGRFPLDNPATKPKQLSQNDNRYRSSRRNQEQYHSQSQHWRELDEIRKSGMKNFRNIQVDESNILTWQGLIVPDNPPYDKGAFRIEIIFPAEYPFKPPKITFKTKIYHPNIDEKGQVCLPVISAENWKPATKTDQVIQSLIALVNDPQPEHPLRADLAEEYSKDRKKFFKNAEEFTKKHGEKRPVD from the exons atgacagGGCGATTTCCACTAGATAACCCAGCCACAAAGCCAAAACAGCTTTCCCAGAATGACAACAGATACCGCTCAAGTCGGAGAAATCAAGAGCaatatcacagccaatcacaacactggcgg GAACTTGATGAAATCCGCAAGTCTGGAATGAAAAATTTTCGTAACATTCAAGTGGATGAATCAAATATTTTGACTTGGCAAGGCCTCATTGTTCCA GACAACCCTCCATACGATAAAGGTGCTTTCAGAATCGAGATCATCTTCCCAGCAGAGTACCCCTTCAAGCCCCCCAAGATCACGTTCAAGACCAAGATCTACCACCCCAACATCGAcgagaagggacaggtgtgtctgCCTGTGATCAGCGCAGAGAACTGGAAACCAGCCACTAAAACTGACCAAG TGATCCAGTCCCTGATTGCGCTGGTCAACGACCCCCAGCCAGAGCATCCTCTCAGGGCAGACCTAGCAGAGGAATACTCTAAGGACCGTAAAAAATTCTTTAAGAACGCAGAAGAGTTTACAAAGAAACATGGAGAAAAACGACCTGTGGACTGA
- the LOC129818722 gene encoding ubiquitin-conjugating enzyme E2 L3 isoform X2: MAASRRLHKELDEIRKSGMKNFRNIQVDESNILTWQGLIVPDNPPYDKGAFRIEIIFPAEYPFKPPKITFKTKIYHPNIDEKGQVCLPVISAENWKPATKTDQVIQSLIALVNDPQPEHPLRADLAEEYSKDRKKFFKNAEEFTKKHGEKRPVD; this comes from the exons ATGGCGGCGAGCAGGAGGCTGCACAAG GAACTTGATGAAATCCGCAAGTCTGGAATGAAAAATTTTCGTAACATTCAAGTGGATGAATCAAATATTTTGACTTGGCAAGGCCTCATTGTTCCA GACAACCCTCCATACGATAAAGGTGCTTTCAGAATCGAGATCATCTTCCCAGCAGAGTACCCCTTCAAGCCCCCCAAGATCACGTTCAAGACCAAGATCTACCACCCCAACATCGAcgagaagggacaggtgtgtctgCCTGTGATCAGCGCAGAGAACTGGAAACCAGCCACTAAAACTGACCAAG TGATCCAGTCCCTGATTGCGCTGGTCAACGACCCCCAGCCAGAGCATCCTCTCAGGGCAGACCTAGCAGAGGAATACTCTAAGGACCGTAAAAAATTCTTTAAGAACGCAGAAGAGTTTACAAAGAAACATGGAGAAAAACGACCTGTGGACTGA